From a single Sorghum bicolor cultivar BTx623 chromosome 5, Sorghum_bicolor_NCBIv3, whole genome shotgun sequence genomic region:
- the LOC8071836 gene encoding uncharacterized protein LOC8071836 codes for MLIHSRTRKDGFYSGVDHRAAASQDPRPPAASVLWLPFHLCASCRSSPRLPYTSSYRHLLLTRIVEPPPHQPFLRRPSSPPLRPWAVHTASLHQPRGALLYSYCSGLPIVVHLCPLGRIVRDSNITPIRVKKWTDISPAAQKHIFDAIKDKFENANPDIEIDVYKAEIMEHTRDLWNNWRGDLNRQFVKPARNMQQAIKNCPKGIKQPDWEWLVKEHFYSKDFIDRSKRNSKNRSNLKILHHSGSKPYRQIIWDNGGKENNPPTLDKLFSLTHMKDGTFVDSETSTKHAEIEVERLLNPTLSNVELMDKCFESNRRDHVVGYGGGIRARDIRSPTVTKAELIEKLTQSEQEKKELQEDNQTLHEENRMITSRVSRMEEEWAELKSTMSASLTRG; via the exons ATGCTGATCCATTCT CGTACCCGCAAGGACGGTTTCTACAGCGGCGTGGATCATCGAGCCGCCGCCTCACAAGACCCTCGCCCTCCTGCGGCGTCCGTCCTCTGGCTGCCCTTCCATCTGTGCGCCTCCTGCCGCAGCAGTCCACGGCTTCCCTACACCTCCTCCTACCGTCATCTCCTCCTGACGCGGATCGTGGAGCCGCCGCCTCACCAGCCCTTCCTGCGACGGCCGTCCTCGCCGCCCCTCCGACCGTGGGCAGTCCATACTGCTTCCCTGCACCAGCCCAGAGGAGCCCTTCTCTACTCGTACTGCAGTGGCCTCCCCATCGTTGTCCACCTGTGCCCT TTGGGTAGAATAGTCCGTGATTCTAACATTACTCCAATTAGAGTGAAGAAATGGACTGATATAAGTCCAGCAGCTCAAAAACATATTTTTGATGCAATTAAG GACAAGTTTGAAAATGCAAATCCGGATATTGAAATTGATGTATACAAAGCTGAGATCATGGAGCACACTAGAGATCTATGGAATAATTGGCGTGGAGACTTGAATCGGCAATTTGTTAAGCCAGCAAGGAATATGCAGCAAGCTATTAAGAATTGCCCTAAAGGGATTAAACAACCTGATTGGGAGTGGCTTGTCAAGGAACATTTCTACAGCAAGGATTTCATA GATAGGAGCAAGAGAAACTCCAAAAATAGATCCAACTTGAAAATTCTTCATCACAGTGGTAGCAAACCATACAGACAGATCATATGGGACAAT GGTGGCAAGGAAAACAATCCTCCGACTTTGGATAAATTATTTTCTCTCACTCATATGAAGGATGGCACCTTTGTGGATTCTGAAACCTCTACCAAGCAC GCAGAGATTGAGGTGGAAAGGCTATTGAACCCTACCCTTTCTAACGTGGAACTTATGGACAAGTGCTTTGAATCTAATAGGCGTGACCATGTTGTTGGTTATGGTGGTGGAATAAGAGCAAGAGACATACGGAGTCCGACTGTTACCAAAGCTGAACTAATAGAAAAACTTACACAGTCTGAACAGGAAAAGAAAGAACTTCAAGAAGATAATCAAACACTTCACGAGGAAAATCGGATGATTACTAGTCGTGTTAGCCGAATGGAAGAAGAATGGGCAGAATTAAAGAGCACTATGAGTGCTAGTTTAACTCGTGGATAA